One window of the Actinomycetota bacterium genome contains the following:
- the ftsY gene encoding signal recognition particle-docking protein FtsY yields MGEDRKSDRERRKRDREEKKRREREEKARRREELRELREARKREKLEALRELGDLPDVGRGEGEEVRCAPGSVEGAWEMARGEATPGGVAAGLAPSPASGEGRWDGLEAAAREKEAASEGTAAAVSVRGEDETGEGREGAGKEEERESWFSRLRRGLSRSRSGLVTPLARAMAARRFDDAFWEEVEDILVGADVGMEMTMLLVERVREAVAREKLREPEELMEAFRRVVAEALDTGERSLRFADPGPSVFMVVGVNGTGKTTTIAKLAHLLRGEGKRVLLAAGDTFRAAGIEQLETWGERVGVHTVKHRQGADAAAVVHDAVESALARGMDVVIADTAGRLHTKANLMEELKKIKRVAERNAPVTETLLVIDATTGQNGLIQARQFKEAVEVTGVVLTKLDGTAKGGIVVAIAHELGIPIKLIGVGEKLDDLHPFDPEEFASALFS; encoded by the coding sequence ATGGGAGAGGACAGGAAAAGCGACAGGGAGAGACGGAAGAGGGACAGGGAGGAGAAAAAGAGGCGGGAGAGGGAGGAGAAGGCCCGCCGCAGGGAAGAGCTGAGGGAGCTCCGGGAGGCGCGCAAGAGGGAAAAACTGGAAGCCCTCCGGGAGCTGGGCGACCTCCCTGACGTGGGGCGTGGCGAGGGAGAGGAGGTCCGCTGCGCTCCCGGTAGCGTGGAGGGCGCGTGGGAGATGGCGCGAGGGGAGGCGACGCCTGGCGGCGTCGCGGCAGGGCTGGCCCCTTCCCCTGCTTCCGGAGAGGGCCGGTGGGACGGGTTGGAGGCGGCGGCACGGGAAAAGGAGGCCGCATCGGAGGGTACGGCCGCCGCCGTGTCCGTGCGGGGCGAGGATGAGACGGGGGAAGGGAGAGAGGGAGCCGGGAAGGAGGAGGAAAGGGAGAGTTGGTTCTCCCGCCTGCGCAGGGGCCTTTCGCGCAGCCGCAGCGGGCTGGTCACGCCCCTGGCGAGGGCCATGGCGGCACGCCGTTTCGACGACGCCTTCTGGGAGGAGGTAGAGGACATCCTGGTGGGGGCAGACGTGGGCATGGAGATGACCATGCTCCTCGTGGAGCGGGTGAGGGAAGCGGTGGCGCGGGAGAAGCTGAGGGAGCCGGAGGAGCTCATGGAGGCCTTCCGCAGGGTGGTGGCCGAGGCCCTCGACACGGGGGAACGTTCTCTGCGCTTCGCCGACCCCGGTCCCAGCGTCTTCATGGTGGTGGGGGTGAACGGGACGGGAAAGACCACCACCATCGCCAAGCTGGCGCACCTCCTGCGCGGCGAGGGGAAGCGGGTGCTCCTGGCGGCGGGGGACACCTTCCGGGCGGCGGGCATCGAGCAGCTGGAGACATGGGGGGAGCGCGTGGGCGTGCACACGGTAAAACACCGGCAGGGGGCGGACGCCGCCGCCGTGGTGCACGACGCGGTGGAGTCGGCCCTGGCCCGCGGCATGGACGTGGTCATCGCCGACACCGCCGGCAGGCTGCACACCAAGGCCAACCTCATGGAGGAGCTGAAGAAGATCAAGCGGGTGGCGGAGCGCAACGCCCCGGTGACCGAGACCCTCCTGGTCATCGACGCCACCACCGGGCAGAACGGGCTCATCCAGGCGCGCCAGTTCAAGGAAGCGGTGGAGGTGACGGGAGTGGTGCTCACCAAGCTGGACGGCACCGCCAAGGGTGGCATCGTGGTGGCCATCGCCCACGAGCTGGGTATCCCCATCAAGCTCATCGGCGTGGGCGAGAAGCTGGACGACCTCCACCCCTTCGACCCGGAGGAGTTCGCATCCGCCCTCTTCTCCTGA
- the ffh gene encoding signal recognition particle protein translates to MFDNLSDRLQDIFKRLRGRGKLTEKNVDEVMREIRLALLEADVNFKVVKDFVGRVRERAVGQEVLRSLTPAQQVIKIVNEELTELLGSRNERISFAGRPPSLIMLVGLQGSGKTTAAAKLAHHLRGQGRHPLMVAADVYRPAAIDQLEKLGQQAGIEVYAERGADPETIVEHGIRKAEKEGLDTVIVDTAGRLHIDEGMMQELVRVKRKHPPHETLLVVDAMTGQDAVNVAQAFAEQVGFDGVILTKLDGDARGGAALSIKSVTGKPIKFASVGEKIGDLEPFYPDRMASRILGMGDMLTLIEKAQATYDEKRAQELEKKLRKQQFTLEDFLEQMGQLKKMGPLDQILGMIPGLSPAKLRGLQVDEQQFKKTEAIILSMTPEERRRPQIIGASRKQRIARGSGTSTQDVNRLLQQFQQMQKLIKQFGKMSPRKMGQMFPFQL, encoded by the coding sequence ATGTTCGATAACCTGAGCGACCGCCTGCAGGACATCTTCAAGCGCCTGCGGGGGCGCGGGAAACTGACCGAGAAGAACGTCGACGAGGTGATGCGCGAGATACGCCTCGCCCTCCTTGAGGCCGACGTCAACTTCAAGGTGGTGAAGGATTTCGTAGGCAGGGTGAGAGAGAGGGCGGTGGGACAGGAGGTGCTGCGCTCCCTCACGCCCGCCCAGCAGGTGATAAAGATAGTGAACGAGGAGCTCACCGAGCTCCTGGGCAGCAGGAACGAGCGCATCAGCTTCGCCGGGAGGCCGCCCTCGCTGATCATGCTCGTGGGCCTGCAGGGCTCGGGCAAGACCACCGCCGCCGCCAAGCTGGCCCATCACCTGCGCGGCCAGGGGCGCCACCCCCTCATGGTGGCGGCCGACGTCTACCGCCCCGCCGCCATCGACCAGCTGGAGAAGCTGGGGCAACAGGCGGGCATCGAGGTCTACGCCGAGCGCGGGGCCGACCCCGAGACCATCGTGGAGCACGGCATACGCAAGGCGGAGAAGGAGGGCCTGGACACGGTGATCGTGGACACCGCCGGGCGCCTGCACATCGACGAGGGGATGATGCAGGAGCTGGTGCGCGTAAAAAGGAAACACCCGCCCCACGAGACCCTCCTGGTCGTGGACGCCATGACCGGCCAGGACGCCGTTAACGTGGCGCAGGCCTTCGCGGAGCAGGTGGGGTTCGACGGCGTCATCCTCACCAAGCTGGACGGTGACGCGCGGGGCGGCGCCGCCCTCTCCATCAAGTCGGTCACGGGCAAGCCCATCAAGTTCGCGAGCGTGGGGGAGAAGATAGGGGACCTGGAGCCCTTCTACCCGGACCGCATGGCCTCGCGCATCCTTGGCATGGGGGACATGCTCACCCTCATCGAGAAGGCCCAGGCGACCTACGACGAGAAGAGGGCCCAGGAGCTGGAGAAGAAGCTGCGCAAGCAGCAGTTCACCCTGGAGGACTTCCTGGAACAGATGGGGCAACTGAAGAAGATGGGCCCCCTGGACCAGATCCTGGGCATGATCCCCGGCCTCTCCCCCGCCAAGCTGAGAGGCCTGCAGGTGGACGAGCAGCAGTTCAAGAAGACGGAGGCCATCATCCTCTCCATGACACCCGAGGAGCGGCGCAGGCCGCAGATCATAGGCGCAAGCCGCAAGCAGCGCATCGCCCGCGGCAGCGGCACCAGCACACAGGACGTCAACCGGCTCCTGCAGCAGTTCCAGCAGATGCAGAAGCTGATAAAGCAATTCGGGAAGATGTCCCCCAGAAAGATGGGACAGATGTTCCCCTTCCAGTTGTAG
- the rpsP gene encoding 30S ribosomal protein S16, whose amino-acid sequence MGGKKKPYYRVVAADARSPRDGKFIETLGRYDPRCEPSLIELDEEKVLDWLRKGAQPTDQVRRLMEIKGVWQRFQEEKSGKQ is encoded by the coding sequence ATGGGGGGGAAGAAAAAGCCCTATTACCGCGTGGTGGCTGCGGACGCCCGCAGCCCGCGGGACGGCAAGTTCATCGAGACCCTGGGGCGTTACGACCCGCGCTGCGAGCCGTCCCTGATCGAGCTGGACGAGGAGAAGGTCCTGGACTGGCTGCGCAAGGGGGCGCAGCCCACGGACCAGGTGCGCAGGCTCATGGAGATCAAGGGCGTCTGGCAGAGGTTCCAGGAGGAAAAAAGTGGAAAGCAATGA
- a CDS encoding KH domain-containing protein — MKELLEYLAKALVDNPDGVEVTSVEGERSVILQLRVDPSDVGKVIGKNGRIAQAMRTLIKASATREGRNAIVEIID; from the coding sequence ATGAAGGAACTGCTTGAATACCTGGCGAAAGCCCTGGTGGATAACCCGGACGGCGTGGAGGTGACCTCCGTGGAGGGCGAGAGGTCGGTCATCCTGCAGCTGCGCGTGGACCCCTCCGACGTGGGCAAGGTGATCGGCAAGAACGGGCGCATCGCCCAGGCCATGCGCACCCTCATCAAGGCCTCCGCGACCAGGGAGGGCCGCAACGCCATCGTGGAGATCATCGACTGA
- the rimM gene encoding 16S rRNA processing protein RimM: MPRGGGESDLVIAGRVLKPYGILGWVKVEVLSSNPRRFASGNSFILEGEEGRKLVLRETKRTTGALLARFDGVETREEAKALAGRHLMITPQQMGEAPEGAYWEHDLLSLRVFTTQGRFLGEVVEVMETGANDVLVVRGERECLIPMIGEVVMEIDLEEEKITINPMPGLLD, translated from the coding sequence ATGCCTCGTGGTGGCGGGGAAAGCGACCTGGTGATAGCCGGAAGGGTCCTCAAGCCCTACGGCATACTGGGTTGGGTGAAAGTGGAGGTGCTCTCCAGCAATCCGCGGCGCTTCGCCTCCGGCAATTCCTTCATCCTGGAGGGAGAGGAAGGGCGTAAGCTCGTCCTGCGGGAGACGAAGAGGACGACGGGGGCGCTGCTCGCCCGCTTCGACGGGGTGGAGACGCGGGAGGAGGCGAAGGCCCTGGCGGGAAGGCACCTCATGATAACCCCGCAGCAGATGGGGGAGGCGCCGGAGGGGGCCTACTGGGAACACGACCTGCTCTCGCTGCGTGTCTTCACCACGCAGGGCCGCTTCCTGGGGGAGGTGGTCGAGGTGATGGAGACGGGCGCCAACGACGTCCTGGTGGTGAGGGGAGAGCGGGAATGCCTCATCCCCATGATCGGGGAGGTGGTGATGGAGATAGACCTGGAGGAGGAAAAGATTACCATCAACCCCATGCCCGGCCTGCTGGACTAG
- the trmD gene encoding tRNA (guanosine(37)-N1)-methyltransferase TrmD: MRIDVFTIFPAIFTSPLQEGLLGKAIRKGIVEVRVHDIREYAPGRHRQVDDAPFGGGAGMVMKPEPVFAAVTGALGYGMDELERLREEVAVIMLTPRGARLTQEKVAELASLPHIALICGRYEGVDERVLEHLCSEALSVGDYVLSGGEFAALVIIDAVSRLLPGVLGNEASLREESFSGGVLEYPQYTRPAEFHGWRVPEVLLSGDHGAIERWRREAAREWTRKVRPELLGEEDGAAGMGEGGEGGG, encoded by the coding sequence GTGCGCATCGACGTTTTCACCATTTTCCCGGCGATTTTCACTTCCCCCCTGCAGGAAGGGCTGCTGGGAAAGGCGATAAGGAAAGGGATCGTCGAGGTGCGGGTGCACGATATACGGGAGTACGCCCCCGGCCGGCACCGGCAGGTGGACGACGCGCCCTTCGGGGGAGGGGCGGGGATGGTCATGAAGCCGGAGCCCGTCTTCGCGGCCGTGACGGGCGCGCTGGGGTACGGGATGGATGAGCTGGAGAGGCTGCGGGAGGAGGTGGCGGTGATCATGCTCACTCCCCGCGGAGCCAGGCTGACCCAGGAGAAGGTGGCCGAACTGGCCTCCCTTCCCCATATCGCCCTCATCTGCGGACGCTACGAGGGGGTGGACGAGAGGGTGCTCGAGCACCTCTGCAGCGAGGCCCTCTCCGTCGGCGACTACGTGCTCTCCGGCGGCGAGTTCGCGGCCCTGGTGATCATCGACGCGGTGTCGCGGCTGCTGCCGGGCGTGCTGGGGAACGAGGCCTCCCTGCGCGAGGAATCCTTCAGCGGCGGCGTGCTGGAGTACCCGCAGTACACGCGTCCCGCGGAGTTCCACGGTTGGAGGGTGCCGGAAGTGCTCCTCTCGGGGGATCACGGCGCCATCGAGAGGTGGCGCCGCGAGGCGGCCAGGGAATGGACGAGGAAGGTGCGGCCGGAGCTTTTGGGCGAGGAGGACGGAGCCGCCGGCATGGGGGAAGGAGGGGAAGGGGGCGGGTAA
- the rplS gene encoding 50S ribosomal protein L19: protein MQRTDIVESEYLRDDIPDFRPGDTVKVHVRVVEGNRERIQVFQGVVIARKGGGTRETFTVRKVSFGVGVERTFPLHSPIISRIEVVSQGKVRRAKLYYLRDRVGKAARIKERRRT from the coding sequence ATGCAGAGGACGGACATCGTAGAGAGCGAATACCTGAGGGATGACATACCGGATTTCCGGCCCGGGGATACGGTAAAGGTCCACGTCAGGGTGGTGGAGGGAAACCGGGAGCGTATCCAGGTCTTCCAGGGCGTGGTCATCGCCCGCAAGGGCGGGGGCACGCGCGAGACCTTCACCGTGCGCAAGGTCTCCTTCGGGGTGGGCGTGGAGAGGACCTTCCCCCTGCACTCGCCCATCATCTCCCGCATCGAGGTGGTCTCCCAGGGAAAGGTGAGGCGCGCCAAGCTCTATTACCTGAGGGACCGCGTCGGCAAGGCGGCCAGGATCAAGGAAAGGCGCAGGACCTGA
- the lepB gene encoding signal peptidase I has translation MAVSPPGGSREEREPEEKAASPAGQAKEGERGPGISTRRAGGGGDWYAAALEVAVLFITALVLAIFLQAFFIKPFIIPSPSMEPTLQEGDRVLVDRLTYHFRRPRKGEVIVFRFNPNDPANATQGGNPLSRSLDLLAEVLNITHQEAMPFIKRVVGVEGDVVELREGQLYVNGELCQVDYEYVSDGSNGRWEVPAGTVMVMGDNRPNSNDSRRWGFVPYGSIIGRAVAVWWPPSRWRGL, from the coding sequence ATGGCTGTATCCCCTCCCGGCGGTTCCCGCGAGGAGCGCGAGCCCGAGGAAAAAGCCGCCTCGCCTGCGGGTCAGGCCAAGGAGGGGGAGAGAGGGCCGGGCATCTCCACGCGGCGGGCCGGTGGAGGGGGCGACTGGTACGCGGCGGCCCTGGAGGTGGCGGTACTCTTTATCACCGCCCTGGTACTGGCCATATTCCTGCAGGCTTTCTTCATCAAGCCCTTCATCATCCCCTCTCCATCCATGGAGCCCACGCTCCAGGAGGGCGACCGGGTGTTGGTGGACAGGCTTACCTACCATTTCCGCAGACCGCGCAAAGGGGAGGTCATAGTCTTCCGTTTCAATCCCAACGACCCGGCGAACGCGACACAGGGCGGAAACCCGCTCTCCCGCTCACTGGACCTGCTGGCGGAGGTGCTCAACATCACCCACCAGGAGGCCATGCCCTTCATCAAGAGGGTGGTGGGCGTAGAGGGGGACGTGGTGGAGCTGCGCGAGGGCCAGCTTTACGTGAACGGCGAGCTTTGCCAGGTAGACTACGAGTACGTGTCGGACGGGAGCAACGGCAGGTGGGAGGTGCCCGCCGGGACGGTGATGGTCATGGGGGATAACCGCCCCAACTCCAACGACAGCAGGAGATGGGGGTTCGTTCCCTACGGTTCCATCATCGGCAGGGCCGTGGCCGTCTGGTGGCCTCCCAGCCGCTGGCGGGGCCTCTGA
- a CDS encoding ribonuclease HII, translating into MDPASHAAENWARRLGFARIAGTDEAGRGALAGPLVAAAVVLPPGERWEGLEGLADSKSLTPGRRRELFSRITAAALCWSYACVSPRDIDEAGLQAANVAAMREAVLSLTPAPDLVLVDYYRLEGLGIPQWSLVHGDRLSRSVAAASILAKVIRDHLMLSWWVRYPEYGFEQHKGYGTSFHRRAIALHGPAPCHRGSFRGVQQMRLGFA; encoded by the coding sequence ATGGACCCGGCCTCGCATGCCGCGGAGAACTGGGCGCGCAGGCTCGGCTTTGCGAGGATAGCGGGCACCGACGAGGCGGGACGGGGGGCACTGGCGGGACCGCTGGTCGCGGCCGCGGTGGTCCTGCCGCCGGGGGAGCGCTGGGAGGGGCTGGAGGGTCTGGCAGACTCCAAGTCCCTCACGCCGGGAAGGCGCAGGGAGCTCTTCTCCCGCATCACCGCGGCGGCGCTCTGCTGGTCCTACGCCTGCGTCTCCCCGCGGGACATCGACGAGGCGGGCCTGCAGGCGGCGAACGTCGCGGCCATGCGCGAGGCCGTGCTCTCCCTCACGCCGGCGCCGGACCTGGTGCTGGTGGACTACTACAGGCTGGAAGGCCTGGGGATCCCGCAGTGGAGCCTGGTGCACGGGGACCGCTTATCTCGCAGCGTAGCCGCCGCCTCCATACTGGCCAAGGTGATACGCGATCACCTCATGCTGTCGTGGTGGGTTCGCTACCCCGAGTACGGGTTCGAGCAACACAAGGGATACGGGACTTCGTTCCACCGCAGGGCTATCGCCCTGCACGGACCGGCCCCCTGCCACCGCGGTTCCTTCCGCGGCGTGCAGCAGATGCGCCTGGGATTCGCATAG
- a CDS encoding YraN family protein encodes MHGKQAEGGHNRSMGREGEEVASRYLRRRGYRILERNYRSPFGELDIIAGKAGKLVFCEVKARTVGDAEEALAAVDARRRERMAKAASYYLARERPEVTVCRFDVIALLKKGGKWKIVHVEDAFVMGDL; translated from the coding sequence ATGCACGGGAAGCAGGCGGAGGGCGGGCACAACCGCAGCATGGGCCGGGAGGGGGAGGAGGTCGCCTCCCGCTACCTGAGGAGACGCGGTTACCGCATTTTGGAGAGGAACTACCGCTCGCCCTTCGGGGAGCTGGACATCATCGCCGGGAAGGCGGGGAAGCTTGTTTTCTGCGAGGTCAAGGCGCGCACCGTGGGAGACGCGGAGGAGGCGCTGGCCGCGGTGGACGCCAGGAGGCGCGAGCGCATGGCGAAGGCCGCTTCCTATTATCTCGCCCGGGAAAGGCCTGAGGTCACCGTCTGCCGCTTCGACGTCATAGCCTTGCTGAAGAAGGGCGGGAAGTGGAAAATAGTCCATGTCGAGGACGCCTTCGTAATGGGAGATCTATGA
- a CDS encoding YifB family Mg chelatase-like AAA ATPase: protein MYARLDSCSILGMEVLRVEVEVNTSGSLPGIYMVGLPDAAVRESYRRIKAAIANSDLPFPGQLITVNLAPAHLRKEGSYFDLPIALAMLAVTGCLDAGAFAGRLVVGELSLNGTVRGVRGALAMALWARREGWREIVLPLPNLAEASRLEGIEVVGVESLRQALEYLQGKPLPRPEIRRMEEGDEEGPCLSEVKGQAHAKRALEIAAAGGHNIVFVGPPGSGKSMLAERLPGILPPLDPEEALEVSSIHSVAGLLDGERPLCRRPPFRAPHHSISHVGLVGGGRNFPRPGEITLSHRGVLFLDELPEFKRDALEVLRQPMETGVVTISRSLVNTTFPARFLLVAGMNPCPCGFLGDEVRRCSCPPGRIKAYYNRISGPLLDRIDLQVEVPRLSPRELVELPRGEGSQAVRERVIEARERQKRRWGGVASLNAHVDMTAMHRSSPLGREEREFMFAAAGRLGLTARGFDRCLRVARTIADLAGRERVTVADLAEAVQYRSLERLRSAWAMEEVVHGKGI, encoded by the coding sequence ATGTACGCGAGGCTGGACAGCTGCTCCATACTGGGCATGGAGGTGTTGCGTGTAGAGGTGGAGGTCAACACCTCGGGCAGCCTTCCGGGAATATACATGGTCGGCCTTCCCGACGCCGCGGTCAGGGAATCCTACCGTCGCATCAAGGCGGCGATCGCCAACTCGGATCTCCCCTTCCCGGGGCAGCTCATAACCGTGAACCTGGCCCCCGCCCACCTGCGCAAGGAGGGCTCATACTTCGATCTGCCCATAGCCCTGGCCATGCTGGCGGTCACCGGTTGCCTGGACGCGGGCGCCTTCGCCGGGAGGCTCGTGGTGGGCGAACTCTCCCTCAACGGGACGGTGCGGGGAGTGCGCGGCGCGCTGGCCATGGCCCTTTGGGCGAGAAGGGAGGGATGGAGGGAGATAGTGCTGCCCCTGCCGAACCTCGCGGAGGCGTCGCGCCTGGAGGGGATAGAGGTGGTGGGCGTTGAGAGCCTGCGGCAGGCCCTGGAATACCTGCAGGGGAAACCCCTGCCGCGACCGGAGATACGCCGCATGGAGGAGGGCGACGAGGAAGGCCCGTGCCTCTCGGAGGTCAAGGGGCAGGCGCACGCCAAGCGGGCCCTGGAGATAGCCGCCGCGGGCGGCCATAACATAGTCTTCGTCGGGCCGCCGGGTTCGGGAAAATCCATGCTCGCGGAGAGGTTGCCCGGCATCCTGCCGCCCCTCGATCCAGAGGAAGCGCTGGAGGTGTCGAGCATCCACAGCGTGGCCGGCCTGCTCGACGGGGAGCGGCCCCTGTGCAGGAGGCCCCCTTTCCGCGCGCCCCACCATTCCATATCCCACGTGGGCCTGGTGGGAGGGGGAAGGAACTTCCCGCGGCCGGGAGAGATAACCCTCAGCCACCGCGGCGTCCTCTTCCTGGACGAGCTGCCGGAATTCAAGCGGGACGCGCTGGAGGTCCTCCGCCAGCCCATGGAGACGGGCGTGGTGACCATTTCCCGCTCCCTCGTGAACACCACCTTTCCCGCCAGGTTCCTTCTCGTGGCGGGTATGAACCCGTGCCCGTGCGGCTTCCTGGGAGACGAGGTGCGCCGCTGCTCCTGCCCTCCCGGTAGGATCAAGGCCTATTACAACCGTATCTCCGGTCCGCTCCTGGACCGCATAGACCTGCAGGTGGAGGTGCCCAGGCTTTCCCCCCGGGAGCTGGTGGAGCTCCCGCGCGGGGAAGGGTCGCAGGCGGTGAGGGAGCGCGTGATCGAGGCCAGGGAGAGGCAGAAGAGGCGCTGGGGTGGGGTCGCGTCCCTTAACGCCCACGTGGACATGACCGCCATGCACAGGTCCTCGCCCCTGGGGAGGGAGGAGAGGGAGTTCATGTTCGCCGCCGCGGGACGGCTGGGCTTGACGGCGCGCGGCTTTGACCGCTGCCTGCGCGTGGCGAGGACCATCGCCGACCTGGCCGGCAGGGAAAGGGTGACCGTCGCCGACCTCGCGGAAGCGGTGCAATACCGTTCCCTGGAAAGGTTGCGGAGTGCGTGGGCGATGGAGGAGGTGGTCCATGGAAAGGGCATATAG
- the dprA gene encoding DNA-protecting protein DprA translates to MERAYRAALACLPRMSPLSLPRLISMAGGACELWDLIARKSPALEKSVGAEKMGLWRSACREAEPAQVLRGLEERGIRVIIPGDGALPPDLWSIYDPPALLFAAGREVDARAPFVAVVGARKASGYGRRCALFLASQLAQCGVVVVSGAAYGIDGHAHRGCLEAGGPTVAVLGCGIDRVYPPAHAQLLERIKENGCLLSEYAPGEEPLPWRFPHRNRLIAGLSQAVVVVEACEKSGALITAEFALEEGREVMAVPGPIDSPLSRGTHSLIQKGAKLVAGVEDVLEELQGFHLEPPLTGTAFTCASPGAHGELQARERALLALLVDGAKSLDSMVEATGEPPGEILASLTSLALKGWVAAEPGGRYCATRHLGELA, encoded by the coding sequence ATGGAAAGGGCATATAGGGCCGCCCTGGCCTGCCTGCCGCGCATGAGCCCGCTCTCCCTGCCCAGGCTTATCTCCATGGCGGGAGGGGCATGCGAGCTCTGGGACCTCATCGCGAGGAAGAGCCCCGCGCTGGAGAAGTCGGTCGGGGCGGAAAAGATGGGGCTCTGGCGGTCGGCCTGCCGTGAGGCGGAGCCCGCGCAGGTGCTGCGCGGCCTGGAGGAACGGGGTATAAGGGTCATAATCCCCGGGGATGGAGCCCTTCCCCCGGACCTGTGGTCCATATACGACCCTCCGGCGCTGCTCTTCGCCGCAGGGAGGGAGGTGGACGCCCGCGCTCCTTTCGTCGCGGTGGTGGGCGCCAGGAAGGCTTCCGGGTACGGGAGGAGGTGCGCGCTCTTCCTCGCCTCGCAGCTGGCGCAATGCGGCGTCGTGGTGGTATCGGGAGCGGCGTACGGGATCGACGGGCATGCCCATCGGGGCTGCCTTGAGGCGGGCGGTCCCACGGTGGCCGTGCTGGGATGCGGCATCGACCGCGTCTATCCCCCGGCGCACGCACAACTCCTGGAGCGCATAAAGGAGAACGGGTGCCTTCTCAGCGAGTACGCGCCGGGCGAAGAGCCCCTGCCCTGGAGATTCCCCCACCGCAACCGCCTCATCGCCGGCCTGTCGCAGGCCGTGGTGGTGGTGGAGGCCTGCGAGAAGAGCGGCGCGCTGATCACGGCGGAGTTCGCGCTGGAGGAGGGGAGGGAGGTGATGGCGGTTCCCGGGCCCATCGACAGCCCACTCTCCAGGGGGACGCACTCGCTCATACAGAAGGGCGCCAAGCTGGTGGCGGGCGTCGAAGACGTGCTGGAAGAGCTGCAGGGGTTCCATCTCGAGCCGCCGCTCACGGGAACGGCGTTCACTTGCGCGTCGCCCGGCGCGCACGGTGAACTGCAGGCGAGGGAGAGGGCGTTGCTGGCGCTCCTGGTAGACGGCGCAAAGTCCCTGGACTCCATGGTCGAGGCGACGGGCGAGCCACCCGGCGAGATACTGGCCTCCCTTACCTCGCTGGCGCTCAAGGGCTGGGTTGCGGCTGAGCCGGGAGGCAGGTACTGCGCCACACGCCACCTTGGCGAGCTTGCATGA
- a CDS encoding tyrosine recombinase XerC, whose translation MREETEDFLRFLETERNLSPETLRAYRGDLALFLDFCERAGVGSPEAVSHRFMRRYLANLQSRGYARSTVARRAAAVRGLFRYMVRTGRLEVDPTLSLTLPRRERRLPRVLSLREVESAAARHSLYIYRTSLRDMALVELLYATGMRVGELAALNLGDIDLKRGEVRVLGKGRKERVIPVHRVAVEMIEAYLTKERHRLAANTGMAGGKAEPLFLSVRGGRLSDRGVRRVVERFYRGLEGGKRVSPHTLRHTFATHMLQGGADLRSVQELLGHVDLSTTQIYTHLNKGRVKEVFFQAHPRA comes from the coding sequence ATGCGGGAGGAAACGGAGGATTTCCTACGCTTCCTGGAGACGGAGCGCAACCTCTCTCCGGAGACCCTGCGGGCTTACCGCGGGGACCTCGCCCTCTTCCTGGACTTCTGCGAGCGCGCCGGGGTGGGAAGTCCGGAAGCGGTGTCTCACCGTTTTATGAGGCGCTACCTGGCAAACCTGCAGAGCAGAGGTTATGCGCGCTCCACGGTCGCCAGGAGGGCCGCCGCCGTGAGGGGGCTCTTCCGTTACATGGTGCGCACGGGACGCCTTGAGGTCGACCCCACCCTCTCACTCACCCTGCCTCGGCGCGAAAGGAGGTTGCCCAGGGTCTTGAGCCTGCGGGAGGTGGAGAGCGCGGCCGCAAGGCACTCGCTTTACATATACCGCACCTCGTTGCGCGACATGGCGCTGGTGGAGCTGCTCTACGCCACCGGGATGCGCGTGGGAGAGCTAGCCGCGCTGAACCTGGGAGATATCGACCTGAAGAGAGGGGAGGTGAGGGTTCTCGGCAAGGGACGCAAGGAACGCGTGATCCCCGTGCATCGCGTGGCAGTCGAGATGATCGAGGCCTACCTGACCAAGGAAAGACACCGGCTTGCCGCGAATACAGGTATGGCAGGCGGGAAGGCGGAGCCCCTTTTCCTGAGCGTGAGGGGCGGCAGGTTGAGCGATCGGGGAGTGCGTCGGGTGGTTGAACGCTTCTATCGCGGGCTGGAAGGAGGGAAAAGGGTGAGTCCCCATACCCTCCGGCACACCTTCGCCACGCACATGTTGCAGGGCGGGGCGGACCTCAGGTCCGTACAGGAGCTGCTGGGCCATGTTGATTTATCGACTACCCAGATATATACTCATCTTAACAAAGGCCGAGTAAAAGAAGTGTTCTTTCAAGCCCATCCCCGCGCATGA